One genomic region from Equus asinus isolate D_3611 breed Donkey chromosome 8, EquAss-T2T_v2, whole genome shotgun sequence encodes:
- the MRPL14 gene encoding large ribosomal subunit protein uL14m isoform X5 has protein sequence MTRVRVVDNSALGNTPYHRPPRCIHVYNKNGVGKVGDRILLAIKGQKKKALIVGHRMPGPRMTPRFDSNNVVLIEDNGNPVGTRIKTPIPTSLRQREGEFSKVLAIAQNFV, from the coding sequence ATGACGCGGGTGCGTGTGGTAGACAACAGTGCCCTGGGGAACACCCCATACCATCGCCCTCCTCGTTGCATCCACGTCTATAACAAGAATGGGGTTGGCAAGGTGGGTGACCGGATACTGCTGGCCATCAAGGGACAGAAGAAAAAGGCACTCATTGTGGGGCATCGCATGCCTGGTCCTCGGATGACCCCGAGGTTTGACTCCAACAACGTGGTCCTCATTGAGGACAATGGCAACCCTGTGGGGACCCGAATTAAGACACCCATCCCTACCAGCCTACGCCAGAGGGAAGGCGAGTTTTCCAAGGTGCTGGCCATTGCGCAGAACTTTGTGTGA